The genome window ACGATACGACGATATTATACCGCCTCGAGGCACAGATGGAGCATAACAAGATATTGCATCCGTCTATCATCGGCGAGTAGAATGACGACGGAGCGCTTTGCTTGCATAAGAGCAGCGCCACGTGTACGCTGCGTGCTCCGGCTGGCACCGGGCAGCACCGCACGATCCACGACTCACACCCGGCGATCAGCCCGGCAGCGATGGCACGCCCGTACGCGGCGACGGCTCCCCGGCGCTGCAACTTCGGTCGATCGTGATGTTTGGAGGACGTGCGGTATGAAGATCGCGATGATCGTGGCCCCGTGGTTCAGTGTGCCGCCGACGACGCACGGCGGCACGGAAACGCTCGTCAATGACCTTGTCGCGGAGCTCGTCGCGCGCGGCGACGAGGTGACGCTGTACGCCGTTGGCTCAAGCCGCACCTCCGCCATGCTCCGCTGCTGGTTCGACGAGCCGCAGGACGCGCATCTCGCCACCAGCGGTCGCGCGGCGGTGGAAGCGATGCACGCCCTCTTTGCCTATCGGGAGGCCGCACGCGCAGGCTTCGATCTGATCCACGATCATGCGGGCTTGCTCAGCGTGGCAATCGGCGCGCCGATGCGCCGCCCGCCGATCCTGCATACCATTCACCGCATCTTGACGCCCTCCAATCAGCCCTTCTACCGCCTCCTGGCGGAGTTCCCAGGCATGTATTTCAGCACGATCAGCCATGCCCAGCGCGGCAGCATGCCCGATCTGCCGAGCATTGCCACGATTCATAACGCGCTGGACCCAAGCATCTACCCGCTGGTGCGTGAGAAGGAGCGCTACCTGGCCTATCTCGGTCGGATGCGCGCCGAAAAAGGGTGCCATCTGGCGATAGCGCTCGCCCGGCGATCAGGCTGGCCCTTGAAGCTTGCCGGGCGCATCGACGATCCACACTTCTTTCACACGCAGATCGAGCCGCAGCTTGGACAGGGCATCGAATATGTGGGAGAAGTCAATCTTCAGGAGAAGGCCGAACTGCTCTCGCATGCCCGTGCGCTCGTCTTTCCCGCCCAGTGGGAGGAGCCCTTTGGACTGGTCGCGATCGAGGCGCTGGCCTGTGGGACTCCGGTCATCGCGATGCCTCGTGGAGGGCTTCGTGAGATCGTCAGAAGTG of Herpetosiphonaceae bacterium contains these proteins:
- a CDS encoding glycosyltransferase family 4 protein; its protein translation is MKIAMIVAPWFSVPPTTHGGTETLVNDLVAELVARGDEVTLYAVGSSRTSAMLRCWFDEPQDAHLATSGRAAVEAMHALFAYREAARAGFDLIHDHAGLLSVAIGAPMRRPPILHTIHRILTPSNQPFYRLLAEFPGMYFSTISHAQRGSMPDLPSIATIHNALDPSIYPLVREKERYLAYLGRMRAEKGCHLAIALARRSGWPLKLAGRIDDPHFFHTQIEPQLGQGIEYVGEVNLQEKAELLSHARALVFPAQWEEPFGLVAIEALACGTPVIAMPRGGLREIVRSGIDGFLADDLDGMLRALKKIDTIDPAACRRRVEESFSRSTMAIRYQEVYRRILAG